CCCGGGCATTACCGGCGATATGCTGTCCAAACCCGTGCGCCTGTGCGCGATTGTTGAGGCGTTTGACGGGTACACCAAACCCCGCCCCGACCGCCCCACCCCGCGCAGCGCGGCCGAAGCGTTGGACAAAATGCACCACGACCCGGACAAGGGCGCCAAAATGTACGACATGGAATTGCTGGCGGCCTTCACATCCGTAAAACTGGGAACACCATCGGGAAACGCCCCAACCCCACATAAGCCCGCAAGCAAAGCGGTGAGTGTGGGGAGTGTTTAATTTTTTGATGTGAACCACGAATGGACACGAATAAACACGAATTAATAATGAAAGATGAGGTTTATGATGTTGTGGGATGCGCCATGACCGTCATAAACACGTTGGGCCATGGATTTTTAGAGAAAGTCTATGAAAACGCTTTATCCATAGAACTGCAAGATAAAGGCCTAAAAATAGAGCAGCAAAAACACATCTCTATATTTTACAAAGGTCAAAACGTTGGAGAATATATCCCCGATTTTATAGTGAATGAAAAAATGATCGTGGAACTTAAAACCACGGACAAAATCGGACCAGCTGAGAGAGGACAAGTTCTCAATTACCTCAAAGCATCCAATATACGGATCGGAATTATCCTGAACTTCAAAAACCCTAAACTCGAATGGGAAAGAATTATCTTATAACCCCTTATTCGTGTGAATTCGTGTCCATTCGTGGTTTATAAAAAAGAAAGAAAACCCCATGCAACCGTTTAAAACCCTGACCGCCATCGCCGCGCCGTTGCCGTTGATGAATGTCGATACCGACATGATTATTCCGAAACAATTCCTGCGCACCATCCTGCGCACGGGATTGGGCAAAAGCCTGTTTAACGATATGCGCTATAACGAAGATGGATCACCCAAGGCCGATTTTGTTTTGAACAAGGCCCCGTTTGACCGGGCCGAAATTTTGGTCGCCGGAGATAATTTCGGGTGCGGGTCATCGCGTGAACATGCGCCGTGGGCGTTGCTGGACTTTGGCATTCGCTGCGTCATCGCGCCCTCTTACGCCGATATTTTTTACAATAACTGTTTCAAGAATGGCATCCTGCCCGTCACGTTGCCATCGGAAACGGTGGATGCGCTGATGGAACGCATGACCACGCACCCCGGCGAAACCA
The genomic region above belongs to Micavibrio aeruginosavorus EPB and contains:
- a CDS encoding GxxExxY protein; its protein translation is MDTNKHELIMKDEVYDVVGCAMTVINTLGHGFLEKVYENALSIELQDKGLKIEQQKHISIFYKGQNVGEYIPDFIVNEKMIVELKTTDKIGPAERGQVLNYLKASNIRIGIILNFKNPKLEWERIIL
- the leuD gene encoding 3-isopropylmalate dehydratase small subunit; translated protein: MQPFKTLTAIAAPLPLMNVDTDMIIPKQFLRTILRTGLGKSLFNDMRYNEDGSPKADFVLNKAPFDRAEILVAGDNFGCGSSREHAPWALLDFGIRCVIAPSYADIFYNNCFKNGILPVTLPSETVDALMERMTTHPGETITVDLENCVVTSGNIRAEFTLDNFRRHCLLNGLDDIGLTMEKAKSIDSFEEKRHATHPWL